A window of the Maniola hyperantus chromosome 16, iAphHyp1.2, whole genome shotgun sequence genome harbors these coding sequences:
- the LOC117989650 gene encoding connectin-like: MASWGILTLICVAFIFVDARRFHQKRETKTHLCDQIYNSTSKIQCFCIKDSHHHDLIRSADCYLTVDGVTSEDPIWNTFEDLKNATKISLSNTRGIVVKYIPKTALQHTKALSKIEVKYGNIEVIEPFAFANLSSIRGITLTDNQIKVLKPNAFAHLRNLLTIGLDTNLIIEINRDVFIDLPSLEKIYLTSNKITTIHDKAFVHLSNLRELEIDRNNLFSLNSETFSGLEKLEKLDMSGNSLEVIGDNTFAPLKNLRLLNLEGNKIQMLDEKAFNGLAKLQFLTLAHNGLTDIDNVKTFKGLKSLIQFNLKGNKLKALKAEVMAPILHNFYSNISTLNVEDNNFTCDCRLDWFVSLMNKTQSANLKLAVENLKCTPNADLKDKWIKATETEKTPAQDTDYVEPNAAGGDYEYYDETQLNGQLFYTDLRLLLNCDKNLNNIPMVTTIATLTSLKPSTRELAEIMKISTIKVSTTKPMESTDGTTHKVTNKGLLDLSIESSTVGLDTSQRTGNEVVQYREKKPNLYTTSRLATVSAKPIENKVFYDQHMASDEAQPEKVKAQRSVDEIKDSRDNISSNAHRNVGYIFMLLVLCIRPIF, encoded by the exons ATGGCTTCTTGGGGAATCCTCACGCTAATATGCGTTGCGTTTATCTTCGTCGATGCTAGACGGTTTCATCAGAAACGCGAAACCAAAACTCATCTCTGCGATCAGATTTACAACAGCACAAGTAAAATTCAGTGTTTTTGCATCAAAGACTCCCACCACCACGATTTAATACGCAGTGCTGACTGCTACTTGACGGTTGATGGAGTGACAAGTGAAGATCCAATATGGAACACATTTGAAGATCTAAAAAATGCTACCAAAATATCGCTGAGCAATACAAGAGGGATTGTCGTAAAATATATCCCCAAAACTGCCCTGCAGCACACCAAAGCATTATCAAAAATTGAAGTGAAATATGGAAATATTGAGGTCATCGAACCGTTTGCCTTCGCCAATTTGAGTTCCATAAGAGGTATCACACTAACAGACAACcagattaaagtattaaaaccGAATGCGTTTGCTCATCTTAGAAACTTACTGACGATTGGTTTGGACACAAATCTgataatagaaataaatagaGATGTGTTTATAGATTTGCCATCGCTCGAAAAGATTTATCTCACGAGTAATAAGATAACAACTATTCACGACAAAGCGTTTGTACATCTGTCAAACTTGAGAGAACTAGAAATTGATCGAAATAATTTGTTCAGTTTGAACAGCGAAACGTTTTCAGGATTGGAAAAGTTGGAGAAGCTTGATATGAGCGGTAATAGTTTAGAAGTTATTGGCGATAATACATTTGCGCCACTGAAAAATTTACGTTTGCTGAATTTAGAGGGGAACAAAATTCAAATGCTCGACGAAAAAGCTTTCAACGGGCTTGCCAAATTACAGTTTTTGACCTTAGCTCACAATGGACTCACAGATATAGATAATGTTAAGACATTTAAAGGGTTAAAATCTCTAATACAATTCAATTTGAAAGGAAATAAGTTGAAAGCACTTAAAGCTGAAGTAATGGCTCCGATATTGCACAATTTTTACAGTAACATTAGCACTTTAAATGTTGAAG ACAATAACTTCACGTGTGATTGCCGTCTCGATTGGTTTGTTTCTCTTATGAACAAAACGCAGAGCGCTAATCTAAAACTAGCTGTAGAAAACCTCAAATGTACACCTAATGCTGATCTAAAAGACAAATGGATAAAAGCTACAGAGACAGAGAAGACTCCAGCCCAGGACACAGATTACGTGGAACCTAACGCAGCCGGTGGTGACTACGAATACTATGATGAAACGCAGCTAAATGGACAACTTTTCTATACAGACCTAAGACTTCTTCTCAACTGTGACAAAAACTTAAATAACATACCAATGGTGACAACGATTGCTACATTGACGAGTCTAAAGCCcagtacaagagaattagcggAAATCATGAAAATCAGCACAATTAAAGTATCAACGACAAAACCAATGGAATCAACAGATGGTACCACTCATAAAGTAACAAACAAAGGCCTTTTAGACTTATCAATTGAATCATCTACTGTCGGATTAGATACATCTCAAAGAACTGGCAATGAAGTTGTTCAGTATAGGGAGAAAAAGCCAAATTTGTATACCACGAGTCGTTTAGCTACAGTATCAGCTAAACCGAtagaaaataaagtattttacgACCAACACATGGCATCAGATGAGGCCCAACCTGAAAAAGTTAAGGCACAAAGAAGCGTAGATGAAATTAAGGATTCTAGAGATAACATTTCAAGTAACGCACATAGAAACGTAGGTTACATCTTTATGCTTTTGGTGTTATGTATTAGACCCATCTTCTAA